From a region of the Clostridia bacterium genome:
- a CDS encoding MFS transporter has protein sequence MGGRLLTEDETVVSWLDGLRLNRFHYGLMLLVGSVELFSGYNSQIIAYTLPQIMRDWRLNPVLGGTLSSYTFMGFMVGTAVLGAVADRIGRKRALMLAVTVFALFGGLAGLARGFFWFAILRFLAGIGMGGALPIAIALVSEYAPARARGKAVTIMACGFNLGWAVAALGGMLIVPTLGWRAALLVGMLPLLLLPLFWLRLPESVQFLSVRGRYLEALREVRRLEAAAGTPPREWGRQHFAFVTASSGSRARDIFGSGLAPTTLLLWITYFFAFLAVYGLSIWLPSLLLASGFSVTQGYGLGMFQSVCAVGGGLVSGLLMDRWGRKPVLAGYYLLGGAALCLLAAVSSGLAWWWRLPLPALSYCPCLCPSTWWQERCIPPGSAPPGWAGRLPSDGWDLFWGRFW, from the coding sequence TTGGGGGGACGGCTTCTGACCGAGGACGAAACGGTAGTAAGCTGGCTGGATGGTCTGCGCCTGAACCGGTTTCACTACGGGCTGATGCTCCTGGTGGGATCGGTGGAGCTCTTTTCCGGTTACAACTCCCAAATTATCGCCTACACCCTGCCCCAAATCATGCGGGACTGGCGCCTCAACCCGGTCCTGGGCGGCACTCTTTCCTCCTACACCTTCATGGGCTTCATGGTGGGCACCGCGGTCCTGGGGGCCGTGGCGGACCGCATAGGGCGCAAACGGGCTCTGATGCTGGCGGTGACCGTTTTTGCTCTCTTCGGAGGGCTTGCGGGTCTGGCGCGAGGCTTCTTCTGGTTCGCGATACTGCGTTTTCTGGCGGGCATAGGCATGGGTGGGGCGCTGCCGATAGCTATTGCCTTGGTGTCCGAGTATGCCCCTGCCCGGGCCCGAGGGAAGGCGGTGACGATCATGGCCTGCGGGTTTAATCTCGGCTGGGCCGTGGCGGCGCTGGGCGGGATGCTGATTGTGCCCACCCTGGGGTGGCGGGCGGCCCTGCTGGTGGGCATGCTTCCCTTGCTGCTGCTTCCTCTGTTTTGGCTCCGGCTGCCGGAGTCGGTACAGTTCCTGAGCGTTCGGGGCCGCTACCTGGAGGCGCTCCGCGAAGTCCGGCGCCTGGAGGCGGCGGCCGGGACGCCGCCCCGGGAATGGGGCCGGCAACACTTCGCCTTCGTCACCGCATCATCCGGGAGCCGGGCTCGGGACATTTTCGGGTCAGGGCTGGCGCCGACTACGCTCCTGCTCTGGATCACCTATTTCTTCGCCTTCTTGGCCGTTTACGGGCTTTCTATATGGTTGCCTTCCCTCCTCCTGGCTTCAGGTTTTTCCGTCACCCAGGGCTATGGCTTGGGCATGTTTCAGTCGGTATGCGCCGTGGGGGGAGGGCTGGTTTCCGGCTTGCTCATGGATCGCTGGGGCCGCAAGCCGGTGCTGGCGGGCTACTACCTGCTCGGCGGCGCGGCCCTGTGCCTTCTCGCCGCCGTCTCCTCGGGCTTGGCCTGGTGGTGGCGGCTGCCGCTACCGGCGCTTTCATATTGTCCGTGCCTATGCCCCAGCACGTGGTGGCAGGAGAGGTGTATCCCACCCGGGTCCGCTCCACCGGGGTGGGCTGGGCGCTTACCTTCGGACGGCTGGGATCTATTTTGGGGCCGGTTTTGGTAG
- a CDS encoding DUF2193 domain-containing protein: protein MSEALYSKMAAEAMAAQKADLEVIREKRGSRFRVTDAKPYVDAVNGMQPAEGQSAEVFRLHVDSVNAHYQILCQLTDTVRPEDDPFVEHYQTPAVLEILYALDPPFRRAVEAFIKAIEDNEVLIGREAVRRYGGFYGPTCVVDFAFCPGSTRNVVNTILNGLDIDRAYKQAILSAKSWGMNTSYGIGAAFAAALEAGKTVAEAVRAEIETLKLVYDRPIEAQAKLMAEAGHASFDVKAYMERYKESIKPAVEAAVKAGVHYGNIVTVPAYCVGDVAHHISQSMYNMAKDDVTMAIIDAVSRVMEETLNHGLQQGYKSAYDVLSVATGSTAAATAYILEKDGFTVPMVVDLLVKRFTNYVQMYPNRGAAAELHNCDFMDMILRGAKILEPAPIGSGGKVRGVEVQLAPVDQNEVLSNPQRYTYPACAITVRFSSLMRLADFPCLLTSEPVTATLMTNIIALEPTKPGSPARVCKDCAVCTLVKRHNHCNWKEAV from the coding sequence GTGAGTGAAGCCCTTTATTCCAAGATGGCGGCCGAAGCCATGGCCGCACAAAAGGCGGACCTCGAGGTGATCAGGGAAAAGCGCGGTAGCCGTTTTCGCGTTACCGACGCCAAACCCTACGTGGACGCGGTCAACGGTATGCAGCCCGCCGAGGGGCAGAGTGCGGAAGTCTTCCGGCTCCATGTGGATTCGGTCAATGCCCACTACCAGATTCTCTGCCAGCTCACCGACACGGTGCGGCCAGAGGATGATCCCTTCGTAGAGCACTATCAGACGCCGGCGGTTCTGGAAATCCTCTACGCACTGGACCCGCCCTTCCGCAGGGCGGTAGAAGCCTTCATCAAAGCCATCGAGGATAACGAGGTGCTTATCGGCCGGGAGGCGGTCCGCCGCTACGGGGGCTTTTACGGCCCCACCTGCGTGGTGGACTTTGCCTTCTGCCCCGGCTCAACCCGCAACGTGGTGAATACGATCCTGAACGGTCTCGACATCGATAGGGCGTACAAGCAGGCCATCCTGTCGGCCAAGTCCTGGGGAATGAATACCTCCTACGGAATAGGGGCGGCTTTCGCCGCGGCGCTGGAAGCCGGGAAGACGGTTGCCGAAGCGGTAAGGGCAGAGATCGAGACCCTCAAGCTGGTCTACGATCGGCCGATCGAGGCCCAGGCCAAGCTCATGGCCGAGGCCGGCCATGCCTCGTTCGACGTGAAAGCCTACATGGAAAGGTATAAGGAGAGCATCAAGCCCGCGGTGGAGGCGGCGGTCAAGGCCGGAGTCCACTACGGCAACATCGTAACCGTACCCGCTTACTGTGTGGGAGATGTGGCCCACCACATCAGCCAGTCGATGTACAACATGGCCAAGGACGACGTAACCATGGCCATCATCGACGCGGTTTCCCGGGTTATGGAGGAAACCCTGAACCACGGCCTGCAGCAGGGCTACAAGAGCGCCTACGACGTTCTCAGCGTGGCCACCGGATCTACGGCGGCGGCCACCGCCTACATCCTGGAGAAAGACGGGTTTACCGTTCCCATGGTGGTCGATCTGCTGGTTAAGCGTTTCACCAACTACGTCCAGATGTACCCGAACCGGGGAGCGGCGGCGGAGCTGCATAACTGCGACTTCATGGACATGATCCTCCGGGGCGCCAAGATTCTGGAGCCCGCGCCCATAGGTTCGGGCGGCAAGGTGCGCGGCGTGGAGGTGCAGCTCGCTCCGGTGGACCAGAACGAGGTGCTGAGCAACCCGCAGCGGTACACCTATCCCGCTTGCGCCATAACCGTGAGGTTCTCTTCGCTGATGCGCCTGGCCGACTTCCCCTGCCTGCTCACCAGCGAGCCGGTGACCGCCACTCTGATGACCAACATCATCGCCCTGGAGCCGACAAAGCCCGGTTCGCCGGCGCGGGTGTGCAAGGACTGTGCGGTGTGCACGCTGGTCAAGCGTCACAACCACTGCAACTGGAAGGAAGCGGTGTAA
- a CDS encoding aquaporin family protein — protein sequence MAYSLGKKFLAELIGTWMLVIVGPGAAAVTLMLAAGEQKASSFNIGIGALGGLGDWFAVGMAFAIIIAAAIYVFGPVSGCHINPAVSIALWAGKKLPAKELVPYLVAQFLGAALGSLTLLGLLGYEGSTVGGLGAPAPFPGLTVFQAFWAETFGTFVLMLTIMGIAVDRRAPQGWAGLIIGLTVGGLITTLGNISGCGINPARTFGPYLIDSLVGGPNLWANFWAYLVGPIIGALLAVLVYEGVVKQKE from the coding sequence ATGGCTTACTCCCTGGGAAAGAAGTTTCTGGCCGAACTCATCGGCACCTGGATGCTGGTGATCGTGGGGCCGGGAGCCGCCGCGGTGACGCTGATGTTGGCAGCGGGCGAGCAGAAGGCCTCCAGCTTTAACATCGGTATCGGGGCCCTCGGCGGGCTGGGAGACTGGTTTGCCGTCGGCATGGCCTTCGCCATCATTATCGCCGCCGCCATATACGTTTTCGGCCCGGTATCGGGGTGCCACATTAATCCCGCCGTGAGCATAGCGCTGTGGGCGGGCAAGAAGCTTCCGGCCAAAGAGCTGGTACCTTACCTGGTGGCTCAGTTTCTGGGTGCGGCGCTGGGCTCTCTCACCTTGCTGGGTCTGCTGGGGTACGAGGGCTCCACGGTAGGCGGGCTTGGCGCTCCCGCTCCCTTCCCGGGACTTACCGTTTTCCAGGCTTTCTGGGCCGAGACTTTCGGCACCTTTGTTCTCATGTTGACCATTATGGGCATCGCCGTGGATCGCAGGGCTCCGCAGGGCTGGGCCGGCCTCATCATCGGTCTCACCGTGGGCGGTCTGATCACCACCCTGGGCAACATTTCGGGTTGTGGCATCAATCCGGCCCGTACTTTCGGACCCTACCTGATCGACAGCCTGGTAGGGGGCCCCAACCTCTGGGCCAACTTCTGGGCTTATCTGGTGGGGCCCATTATCGGAGCCCTTTTGGCGGTCCTGGTTTATGAGGGTGTGGTGAAGCAGAAGGAGTAG
- a CDS encoding sigma-54-dependent Fis family transcriptional regulator has product MGQNRVERVYRLWEAVVFRRGSPDTAARYVDPAIIQSWQRCLSRNLSPERPVAKRLDDGEIRARRKQYARLIEIARLFLERLYHLVTGSGFVVVLLDREACILELMGDEEILNRDYYFRVGEFWDEESKGTNAMGLAKVEQKHVQVYATEHYCRANHWLTCSAAPIRNEDGEMIGILDVSGDYRRAHAHTLGMVVAAVQAIENHLRLEAAGAEISRSYSNIAAIVEAISDGLVSFDHHGSVTMVNHVAARMLGVTVADCLGQPLDKMLNLPTATIRNIIEGQQVLTDQEIFVDTGRGPMYFLMSGRPILDGEQKVCGGVVTLRPMGSVHRLITKMVGASARFTFEDILGSSPSIRRAIQAAKSVARSTSTVLLEGESGTGKEMFAQAIHNASPVAAGPFVAINCGAIPRELVESELFGYEEGAFTGARRGGRPGKFELANGGTVFLDEVGDMPWETQAALLRVLQEKQVVRVGGLKPIPVTIRVIAATNRDLKKEVEKGNFRGDLYYRLNVVSIRVPPLRERREDIALLVQHFIQKFSALLRMPPNEIDPAVLDIFYLYSWPGNVRELSNLIERAVNLAQGKPIAVEHLPDYLQAMLKAGGTANLTVPHLPEAAFYRQQRQLIVETLETVEGNIAKCSRVLGISRSTLYRKLKRYGISVPRKIM; this is encoded by the coding sequence ATGGGGCAGAACCGAGTAGAAAGGGTTTATCGTCTCTGGGAGGCCGTTGTTTTTCGGCGCGGCAGTCCCGACACGGCGGCCAGGTACGTGGACCCGGCCATTATTCAATCGTGGCAGCGGTGTCTGTCGAGGAACCTCAGTCCCGAGCGGCCGGTAGCCAAGCGGCTCGACGACGGCGAAATAAGAGCCCGACGAAAGCAGTACGCCAGGCTGATCGAGATTGCCCGGCTCTTTCTGGAGCGGCTCTACCACCTGGTTACGGGTTCCGGCTTTGTAGTGGTTCTGCTGGACCGGGAAGCCTGCATCCTCGAGCTCATGGGCGACGAAGAAATCCTCAATCGGGACTACTACTTTCGGGTGGGCGAATTCTGGGACGAAGAAAGCAAGGGAACCAACGCCATGGGCCTGGCCAAGGTGGAGCAGAAGCACGTGCAGGTGTACGCCACCGAGCACTACTGCCGGGCTAACCACTGGCTGACTTGCTCTGCCGCTCCCATCCGCAACGAGGACGGCGAGATGATCGGAATTCTCGACGTCTCCGGGGACTACCGGCGGGCTCACGCCCACACCCTGGGAATGGTGGTGGCGGCCGTTCAGGCCATCGAGAATCATCTGCGCTTGGAAGCGGCCGGTGCGGAGATCTCTCGTTCCTACAGCAATATTGCCGCCATAGTGGAGGCCATCTCCGACGGGCTGGTATCCTTTGACCACCACGGATCGGTGACCATGGTGAACCACGTGGCGGCCAGGATGCTGGGGGTCACCGTAGCCGATTGCCTGGGACAGCCGCTGGACAAGATGCTCAACCTGCCGACGGCGACCATTAGGAATATCATTGAGGGCCAGCAGGTGCTCACCGATCAAGAGATCTTCGTAGACACGGGGCGAGGCCCCATGTATTTCCTGATGTCCGGGCGGCCGATACTGGACGGAGAGCAGAAGGTGTGCGGGGGCGTGGTCACCCTGCGGCCCATGGGCAGCGTGCACAGGTTAATAACCAAGATGGTGGGCGCGAGTGCGCGTTTCACCTTCGAGGATATTCTGGGCAGCAGCCCGTCCATCCGCCGGGCCATCCAGGCAGCCAAGTCGGTGGCGCGCAGCACGTCGACCGTATTGCTGGAAGGGGAGAGTGGAACCGGCAAGGAGATGTTCGCCCAGGCCATTCACAACGCCAGCCCGGTGGCGGCGGGGCCGTTTGTGGCCATAAACTGTGGGGCAATTCCCCGGGAGCTGGTGGAGAGCGAGCTTTTCGGGTACGAGGAGGGGGCGTTTACCGGCGCCAGGCGCGGCGGTCGGCCGGGCAAGTTCGAGCTGGCCAACGGCGGGACGGTTTTCCTGGACGAGGTGGGCGACATGCCCTGGGAGACGCAGGCGGCCCTCCTGCGGGTGCTTCAGGAGAAACAGGTGGTACGGGTGGGTGGGTTAAAGCCAATCCCGGTGACCATCAGGGTGATCGCCGCGACCAATAGGGATCTAAAGAAGGAAGTGGAGAAAGGCAATTTTCGGGGCGATCTCTACTACCGGCTCAACGTGGTAAGCATCAGGGTGCCGCCGCTGCGCGAGCGCAGGGAAGACATCGCCCTTCTGGTTCAGCACTTCATCCAGAAGTTTTCCGCCCTCTTACGCATGCCGCCCAATGAGATAGACCCGGCGGTGCTGGACATATTCTACCTCTATTCCTGGCCGGGAAACGTTAGGGAGTTGTCCAACCTGATCGAGAGGGCGGTCAACCTGGCCCAGGGAAAGCCCATTGCCGTTGAGCATCTGCCCGACTACCTGCAGGCGATGCTCAAGGCCGGCGGGACGGCCAACCTGACGGTCCCCCACTTGCCGGAGGCGGCGTTTTATCGTCAGCAGCGCCAGCTGATAGTAGAAACGCTCGAGACGGTTGAGGGTAACATTGCCAAGTGTTCGCGCGTGCTGGGCATCAGCCGGAGCACCCTGTACCGAAAGCTCAAGAGATACGGGATCAGCGTGCCTCGAAAGATCATGTAG